Proteins co-encoded in one Granulicella cerasi genomic window:
- the hemG gene encoding protoporphyrinogen oxidase, producing the protein MKRIAILGGGISGLAAAYELERARLAGAAIDWQLYEATDRLGGILDTRLEDTPAGRFVLEGGPDGWVSEKPWLRELAIELGLEDELIASNDATRKTYILKGSELIPIPDGMRMMVPTDLSVMEGSPLFSEEAKRAYTAETMRADELKATAPAADESVASFVLRHFGEEVLTTLAAPLLAGVFGGDVRKLSVRSVMPQFVAMEREHGSLILALQAKQREHGDRPRQTIFTSLRNGMGSLVSALVAKLPPERIHLNQRTWLIDDSGEWIVRAGNSSTHRGMLASYASRSHGDLMEPASEIIVATPVDVTRELFAPLIHKRASKLLPTDASSAILVAFGWTAEQAQSFTVPAGFGYLVPPDGDASKLMACTFVDGKFPHRAPEGARIIRAFFGGKAADRLQEANDVQIAAEALAQLTPVLGTLPEPIHTYVRRWPRSLPQYEVGHLERMDELETLVAKRPGIHLLGNSYRGVGMPDLIRDARALARKLTT; encoded by the coding sequence ATGAAGCGAATCGCAATCCTCGGCGGCGGCATCAGCGGCTTGGCCGCAGCGTATGAACTCGAGCGGGCACGCCTCGCCGGTGCTGCGATCGACTGGCAACTCTACGAAGCCACCGACCGCCTCGGCGGTATCCTCGACACCAGGCTCGAAGACACGCCTGCCGGCCGCTTCGTCCTCGAAGGCGGTCCCGATGGCTGGGTGAGCGAGAAACCCTGGCTGCGCGAACTCGCCATCGAGCTCGGCCTCGAAGACGAGCTCATCGCGTCCAACGACGCCACGCGTAAGACGTACATACTCAAAGGCTCCGAACTCATCCCCATCCCTGACGGCATGAGGATGATGGTGCCCACCGATCTCAGCGTAATGGAAGGATCGCCGCTCTTCAGCGAAGAAGCCAAGCGTGCCTACACTGCAGAGACCATGCGCGCGGACGAACTGAAAGCCACTGCACCAGCAGCCGACGAGTCCGTTGCAAGCTTCGTGCTGCGTCACTTCGGCGAAGAAGTGCTGACGACACTCGCCGCGCCGCTGCTCGCAGGCGTCTTCGGCGGCGATGTGCGCAAGCTCAGCGTGCGCTCGGTGATGCCGCAGTTCGTCGCGATGGAGCGCGAACACGGCTCACTCATCCTTGCGCTGCAGGCAAAACAACGCGAGCATGGCGACCGCCCCAGGCAAACGATTTTCACCTCGCTGCGCAACGGCATGGGCTCACTCGTCTCCGCCCTCGTAGCGAAGCTACCGCCAGAGCGCATCCACCTCAACCAGCGCACCTGGCTGATCGACGACAGCGGCGAGTGGATCGTCCGCGCAGGTAACAGCAGCACGCATCGCGGCATGCTCGCCAGTTACGCGTCGCGCTCGCACGGCGATCTCATGGAGCCTGCCAGCGAGATCATCGTTGCCACACCGGTCGACGTGACGCGAGAACTCTTCGCCCCGCTCATCCACAAACGCGCTTCGAAGCTGCTGCCCACCGACGCCAGCTCCGCCATCCTCGTCGCGTTCGGCTGGACCGCCGAGCAAGCGCAGAGCTTCACCGTCCCCGCAGGCTTCGGCTACCTCGTGCCGCCCGACGGCGACGCTTCCAAGCTGATGGCCTGCACCTTCGTCGACGGCAAATTCCCGCACCGCGCCCCCGAAGGCGCACGCATCATCCGCGCTTTCTTCGGAGGCAAGGCCGCCGACCGCTTGCAAGAAGCCAATGATGTACAGATCGCCGCCGAAGCGCTTGCGCAACTGACGCCCGTACTCGGCACCCTGCCGGAGCCGATCCACACCTACGTGCGCCGCTGGCCGCGCTCGCTGCCGCAGTACGAGGTCGGTCATCTCGAGCGCATGGACGAGCTCGAAACCCTCGTCGCCAAACGCCCCGGCATCCACCTGCTCGGTAACAGCTACCGCGGCGTCGGCATGCCCGACCTCATCCGCGACGCGCGCGCCCTGGCGCGCAAGCTCACGACCTAA
- a CDS encoding porin family protein, whose protein sequence is MVRPLSRVMRLALRLSVCAFLLLPALQAHGQATTAGTLTEGAHVDVFLTGTLTHTGFVGSDRGLTGGVNYSLRHIFGFEPAAELRATTSLFSASDAAHERSFFLGPVVRRRIGRFEPYGDFLWGRGTITYPGTYLYEDNQYVRTAGGTHEYGGGLGIRLNDLWSLKFDIQQQHWNVPVLPTGQTFARSASFGVTRRFGLRHDKELPPDKNDPKWHTVCQDHPLLCKK, encoded by the coding sequence ATGGTTCGCCCCCTTTCGCGCGTAATGCGCCTGGCTCTTCGTCTGTCCGTATGTGCTTTCCTCCTGCTGCCAGCGCTCCAAGCGCACGGCCAGGCCACCACGGCAGGCACGCTCACTGAAGGCGCGCATGTCGATGTCTTCCTCACGGGCACACTGACGCACACCGGCTTCGTAGGCTCTGACCGCGGCCTGACCGGAGGCGTGAACTACTCGCTGCGCCACATCTTCGGCTTCGAGCCCGCGGCCGAGTTGCGCGCCACGACCTCGCTCTTCTCTGCGAGCGACGCCGCCCACGAGCGCAGCTTCTTCCTCGGCCCCGTTGTGCGTCGGCGCATCGGTCGCTTTGAGCCCTACGGTGATTTCCTGTGGGGACGCGGCACCATCACCTACCCCGGCACCTACCTCTACGAGGACAACCAGTACGTGCGCACCGCTGGCGGCACGCACGAATACGGCGGCGGCCTCGGCATCCGCCTCAACGATCTGTGGTCGCTGAAGTTCGACATTCAGCAACAACACTGGAACGTGCCCGTGCTGCCGACCGGCCAGACCTTCGCGCGCTCTGCCTCTTTCGGCGTCACCCGCCGCTTTGGCCTGCGCCACGACAAAGAACTGCCACCCGACAAGAACGATCCGAAGTGGCATACCGTCTGCCAGGACCACCCCTTGCTCTGCAAGAAGTAG
- the mqnC gene encoding cyclic dehypoxanthinyl futalosine synthase yields MGISRQQALDCFASDDLIGIGMEADAIRRKLHPDGVVSYIIDRNINYTNFCTEYCTFCAFYRPLKGKLASEGYILDFDTIYDKIRETVEMGGTGVLMQGGIHPDLKIDWFERLFTGIKTRFPQIWLHCLSASEILAIAEYSEIDLRTTIARLQAAGLDSIPGGGAEILDDDVRARIARLKCRTEDWLSVHRTAHSLGMRTTATMMFGVGETMEQRVNHFEVVRQLQEETGGFTAFIPWSFQPNNTALGGRGWDEATSVEYLKTLAISRMYLDNIENVQASWVTQGLKVLQMGLRFGGNDVGSVMLEENVVKAAGTSNCTTEEELRRIIRDAGFKPVQRDTLYRTMFLN; encoded by the coding sequence ATGGGCATTTCACGCCAGCAAGCTCTTGATTGTTTCGCCTCGGACGACCTGATCGGCATCGGCATGGAAGCCGACGCGATCCGCCGCAAGCTGCATCCCGACGGCGTCGTCAGCTACATCATCGATCGCAACATCAACTACACCAACTTCTGCACGGAGTACTGCACCTTCTGCGCGTTCTATCGCCCGCTGAAGGGCAAGCTCGCCAGCGAAGGTTACATCCTCGACTTCGACACGATCTACGACAAGATCCGCGAAACCGTCGAGATGGGCGGCACTGGCGTGCTCATGCAGGGCGGCATTCACCCCGACCTCAAGATCGACTGGTTCGAGCGCCTCTTCACCGGCATCAAGACCCGCTTCCCCCAGATCTGGCTGCACTGCCTTTCGGCTTCGGAGATCCTCGCGATCGCCGAGTACTCCGAAATTGATCTGCGCACCACGATCGCCCGCCTGCAGGCCGCTGGTCTCGACTCCATCCCCGGCGGTGGCGCTGAAATCCTCGACGACGACGTGCGCGCACGCATCGCTCGCCTGAAGTGCCGCACCGAAGACTGGCTCTCCGTCCACCGCACCGCTCACTCGCTCGGCATGCGCACCACCGCGACCATGATGTTCGGCGTAGGCGAAACGATGGAGCAACGCGTGAATCACTTCGAGGTCGTCCGCCAACTGCAGGAAGAGACCGGCGGCTTCACCGCATTCATTCCCTGGAGCTTTCAGCCGAACAACACAGCGCTCGGCGGCCGCGGCTGGGACGAAGCCACCTCCGTCGAATACCTTAAGACGCTCGCCATCAGCCGCATGTATCTCGACAACATCGAGAACGTGCAGGCAAGCTGGGTCACGCAGGGCCTGAAGGTGTTGCAGATGGGCCTCCGCTTCGGCGGCAACGACGTCGGCTCCGTCATGCTCGAAGAGAACGTCGTGAAGGCCGCAGGCACCTCCAACTGCACCACGGAAGAAGAGCTCCGCCGCATCATCCGCGACGCAGGCTTCAAGCCCGTGCAGCGCGACACACTCTACCGCACGATGTTCCTCAACTAA
- a CDS encoding VOC family protein: protein MILRIDHLVLTVADIEATVAFYRRALGFTSQVKDGRWSLHFAAQKINLHQSDHTFEPKALRPTPGSADLCFITDQEPEETLAHLREQEIPIEQGPTARNGAMGPMQSIYFRDTDGNLIEVAKYDAV, encoded by the coding sequence ATGATTCTTCGCATCGATCATCTCGTCCTGACCGTCGCCGACATTGAGGCGACGGTGGCTTTTTATAGACGTGCTTTAGGGTTTACATCGCAAGTGAAAGATGGTCGATGGTCACTGCACTTCGCCGCGCAGAAGATCAATCTGCATCAGAGCGACCACACCTTCGAGCCAAAGGCATTGCGCCCCACACCAGGCTCAGCCGACCTCTGCTTCATCACCGACCAGGAACCCGAAGAAACACTCGCACATCTGCGCGAGCAAGAGATCCCGATAGAGCAAGGCCCCACCGCTCGCAACGGAGCCATGGGGCCAATGCAATCCATCTACTTTCGCGACACCGACGGCAATCTCATCGAGGTTGCGAAGTACGACGCAGTTTAG
- a CDS encoding cellulose synthase family protein has product MALLVPYFIVMVILAFYGIHRYQLVWLYYRNKRNEQKSNEPPMRFTPEELPFITVQLPIYNEQYVIDRLIDACCRMDYPRDRYEIQVLDDSTDETTEVAAGIVARYAQGTSGLPPQPIQYIHRTNRYGYKAGALENGLKTSKGDLVAIFDADFVPPETWLMDVVHHFAEPKVGMVQTRWTHLNRNYSFLTQVEAILLDGHFVLEHGGRSRAGVFFNFNGTAGMWKRAAIDEAGGWEHDTLTEDTDLSYRAQLKGWKFKYLQDVECPAELPIEMTAFKTQQARWAKGLIQVAKKSLPTILKSDIDKHQKLEAWYHLTANISYPLMIVLSTLLMPAMIIRSWQGPLQMILIDLPLFLASTASVSTFYLVSQKELFPKTWWKTFLYVPFLMSLGVGLTITNTKAVLEALFGIKTAFARTPKYRVEKKGEKSQAKKYRKRLGIIPWIELAIGCYFAATVYYAISTENYFTVPFLLLFVLGYWYTGLLSLFQGLFERRGSRGDEIHEKPYPVGI; this is encoded by the coding sequence GTGGCGCTGCTCGTGCCGTACTTCATCGTGATGGTGATCCTCGCGTTCTACGGCATTCACCGCTACCAGCTGGTGTGGCTCTACTACCGCAACAAGCGCAATGAGCAGAAGTCGAACGAGCCTCCGATGCGTTTCACGCCGGAGGAGCTGCCGTTCATCACGGTGCAGTTGCCGATCTACAACGAGCAGTACGTCATCGACCGCTTGATCGACGCCTGCTGCCGCATGGACTACCCGCGCGACCGCTACGAGATTCAGGTGCTGGACGACTCGACCGACGAGACGACCGAGGTTGCCGCAGGAATCGTCGCGCGCTATGCGCAGGGCACCTCTGGCCTCCCGCCGCAGCCCATCCAGTACATCCACCGCACGAACCGCTACGGCTATAAGGCGGGCGCGCTGGAGAACGGCCTGAAGACCTCGAAGGGCGACCTTGTCGCGATCTTCGACGCCGACTTCGTTCCGCCTGAAACCTGGTTGATGGACGTGGTGCACCACTTCGCCGAACCAAAGGTGGGCATGGTGCAGACGCGCTGGACGCACCTCAACCGCAACTACAGCTTCCTGACACAGGTGGAGGCGATTCTGCTCGACGGCCACTTCGTGCTGGAGCATGGCGGCCGCTCACGCGCAGGCGTGTTCTTCAACTTCAACGGCACGGCTGGCATGTGGAAGCGTGCGGCGATCGACGAAGCTGGCGGCTGGGAGCATGACACGCTCACCGAAGACACGGACCTCAGCTACAGAGCGCAGTTGAAGGGCTGGAAGTTCAAGTATCTGCAGGACGTTGAGTGCCCGGCCGAGTTGCCGATCGAAATGACGGCGTTCAAGACGCAGCAGGCGCGCTGGGCGAAGGGACTGATTCAGGTAGCAAAGAAGTCGCTGCCGACGATATTGAAGTCCGACATCGACAAGCACCAGAAGCTCGAAGCCTGGTATCACCTGACAGCGAACATCTCGTATCCGCTGATGATCGTGCTCTCGACGCTGCTGATGCCCGCGATGATCATTCGTTCATGGCAGGGCCCGCTGCAGATGATCCTGATCGATCTGCCGCTCTTCCTCGCGTCCACAGCGTCGGTATCGACGTTCTACCTCGTCAGCCAGAAGGAGCTTTTCCCGAAGACGTGGTGGAAGACGTTTCTCTACGTGCCGTTCCTGATGTCGCTGGGCGTAGGCCTGACGATCACGAACACGAAGGCCGTGCTGGAAGCGCTCTTCGGCATCAAGACCGCGTTCGCGCGCACGCCGAAGTATCGCGTGGAGAAGAAGGGCGAGAAGTCGCAGGCGAAGAAGTACCGCAAGCGCCTCGGTATCATTCCGTGGATCGAGCTGGCGATCGGCTGCTACTTCGCGGCGACTGTCTACTATGCGATCTCCACGGAGAACTACTTCACCGTGCCATTCCTGCTGCTCTTCGTGCTCGGCTACTGGTACACGGGCCTGTTGAGCCTATTCCAAGGCTTGTTTGAACGCCGCGGCAGCCGCGGGGACGAGATTCACGAGAAGCCCTACCCTGTAGGCATCTAA
- a CDS encoding trimeric intracellular cation channel family protein, with protein MPFPFKRFRPTQVLLVFDLLATLLVALEGSSAGVLAHLDFFGVLVIAFISALGGGIVRDLLIGATPPNAIRDWRYGAIALLGGGITLISFQTVQTVPHHLLVTLDAAGLALFAVAGADKAIEYGVSPLSAVLMGATTGCGGGVIRDLLLNRIPAILHSDVYATAALAGAIVTVVSLRFRLPRGWAMAAGAVICFTLRMMAVTFGWSLPHVAGY; from the coding sequence ATGCCGTTTCCCTTCAAACGCTTCCGCCCCACGCAAGTCCTGCTCGTCTTCGACCTGCTGGCGACGTTGCTGGTCGCGCTGGAAGGCTCGAGCGCTGGCGTGCTGGCGCATCTGGACTTCTTCGGCGTGCTGGTGATCGCATTCATCTCCGCGCTGGGCGGCGGTATCGTGCGCGATCTACTCATCGGCGCCACACCGCCGAATGCGATCCGCGACTGGCGCTACGGCGCGATCGCCCTGCTCGGCGGCGGCATCACGCTCATCAGCTTCCAGACTGTGCAAACCGTGCCGCACCACCTGCTCGTGACGCTGGACGCGGCCGGTCTGGCGCTCTTCGCCGTAGCTGGAGCCGACAAAGCGATCGAGTATGGAGTTTCTCCGCTGAGCGCGGTGCTGATGGGCGCGACGACGGGCTGCGGTGGCGGCGTCATCCGCGATCTGCTGCTCAACCGCATTCCGGCGATCCTGCATTCGGATGTCTACGCCACGGCCGCGCTGGCCGGCGCCATCGTCACGGTAGTCTCGCTGCGCTTCAGGCTGCCCCGCGGATGGGCGATGGCGGCTGGTGCCGTCATCTGCTTCACGCTGCGGATGATGGCCGTGACCTTCGGCTGGAGCCTGCCTCACGTCGCAGGCTACTAA
- a CDS encoding YggS family pyridoxal phosphate-dependent enzyme, translating into MSSIAENLERVRDEIATACAHAGRSRDSVALMAVSKTHPAEAVLEAIAAGQKLFGENRVQEFAAKREGIIDLQGAQFHLIGPLQSNKTTRAAELFDAFDALDSLKIAERLNATCATLNKRLGVFIEVKLSHEESKHGLSEAELPALLEAVARLPQLQLRGLMTVPPFTEDPEGARPYFARLRALRDANVAQHPTLTELSMGMSHDFRVAIEEGSTTVRVGTAIFGKRETL; encoded by the coding sequence GTGAGCTCAATTGCTGAAAATCTCGAACGTGTACGCGATGAGATCGCCACGGCCTGCGCCCACGCAGGCCGTTCGCGCGACTCCGTGGCCCTGATGGCCGTCTCCAAGACGCATCCCGCAGAAGCTGTGCTCGAAGCCATCGCCGCCGGGCAGAAGCTCTTCGGCGAAAACCGCGTGCAGGAGTTTGCCGCCAAACGCGAAGGCATCATCGACCTGCAGGGCGCCCAGTTTCACCTCATCGGCCCGCTGCAGAGCAACAAGACGACACGCGCTGCCGAACTCTTCGACGCCTTCGACGCGCTCGACTCGCTGAAGATCGCCGAACGCCTGAACGCCACCTGCGCCACGCTGAACAAGCGCCTCGGAGTCTTCATCGAGGTAAAGCTCTCGCACGAAGAATCCAAGCACGGACTCAGCGAAGCCGAGCTACCCGCGCTGCTCGAGGCAGTCGCCAGGCTGCCGCAGCTTCAGCTGCGCGGCCTGATGACGGTGCCGCCGTTCACCGAAGATCCAGAAGGCGCGCGTCCGTACTTCGCCAGGCTGCGGGCCTTGCGCGACGCGAACGTCGCCCAGCATCCCACGCTGACGGAGCTTTCGATGGGCATGAGTCACGACTTCCGCGTGGCCATTGAAGAAGGCTCGACCACCGTGCGCGTCGGCACAGCGATCTTCGGCAAGCGCGAGACTCTGTGA
- a CDS encoding DUF167 domain-containing protein, producing the protein MSEFAVLALKVQPGAKRNAVLGQHGDAIRIALTAPPVDGKANDALFGFLAEALAINRRSIALVSGATARQKLVRVEGLSRDEAIHRLLRG; encoded by the coding sequence GTGAGCGAGTTCGCCGTGCTCGCGCTGAAGGTGCAGCCTGGCGCGAAGCGCAACGCCGTCCTCGGCCAGCATGGAGATGCCATCCGCATCGCCCTCACCGCTCCGCCGGTCGACGGCAAAGCCAATGACGCACTCTTTGGCTTCCTCGCAGAAGCGCTCGCGATCAACAGACGCAGCATCGCTCTTGTGAGCGGGGCCACTGCACGACAGAAGCTCGTGCGCGTTGAAGGCCTCAGCCGCGATGAGGCTATCCATCGCCTGCTGCGCGGCTAA
- a CDS encoding sugar porter family MFS transporter, whose product MKSSNQARRVRLAEGGWSMAQAVAAETKQSFGYGYFLTFIAGLGGLLYGVDIGIISAALLYVDKSIHLSLEQTSLIVAAVLAGGTISSLVAGFLADWLGRRTMMIVSGALFSASGVLIATAHSFLGLFLGRLLQGLSCGVIAVVVPLYLAESLSAKKRGSGSGIFQLMLTAGIVMASVVGLYYTRQTEAAIAAAQGNASLIFHAQDHAWRSMMASVIYPGVLFCVGSIFLKETPRWLFRHGRREAALQALLLTSTRDEAETQIEEMGAITQQEIDDHASGAAGSLFQKRYIVPFLLACLVLACNQATGINSVLSYLVVILKQAGLSVERSTQFDFLVKLLNCLMTIVAVALVDRKGRRFLLRIGTAGVTIALLVAAFTFHAEESKRTDVREQLQASATNNVVDTRIASFNTTGAPMEMLVSYSYGAGDQIMTAITTEKDGAIHLAPEPNTKAGPLVIKHAWLGPIPSQHTGNVIALCMALFIAAFAVGPGVVVWLMLSELMPTRIRSSGMGIALLINQGVSTTIAGVFLPVAGRYGYAAMFGFWAACTIVYFLTATFLLPETKGKTLEEIEMSFR is encoded by the coding sequence TTGAAGAGCAGCAATCAGGCCCGGCGCGTGCGTCTGGCGGAAGGTGGTTGGTCGATGGCGCAGGCGGTTGCAGCGGAAACAAAGCAGTCTTTTGGGTACGGATACTTTTTGACCTTCATCGCGGGCCTGGGCGGCCTGCTCTATGGTGTGGACATCGGCATCATCTCGGCGGCGCTGCTGTACGTGGACAAGAGCATTCACCTCTCGCTGGAGCAGACGTCGCTGATCGTAGCGGCTGTGCTGGCGGGCGGCACGATCTCTTCGCTGGTTGCGGGTTTTCTTGCGGACTGGCTTGGCCGCCGCACGATGATGATCGTCAGCGGCGCGCTCTTCAGCGCGAGCGGCGTATTGATTGCGACGGCGCATTCGTTTTTAGGACTCTTTCTTGGCCGTCTGTTGCAGGGCCTGAGCTGCGGTGTGATCGCCGTGGTGGTGCCGCTGTATTTGGCGGAGTCTTTGAGTGCGAAGAAGCGCGGCAGCGGTTCAGGCATTTTCCAGTTGATGTTGACCGCCGGCATCGTGATGGCGTCGGTGGTGGGGCTTTACTACACACGCCAGACGGAGGCGGCGATTGCCGCCGCGCAGGGCAACGCGTCGCTGATTTTTCATGCACAGGACCACGCATGGCGCAGCATGATGGCTTCGGTGATCTACCCGGGCGTGCTCTTCTGCGTCGGTTCGATCTTTCTGAAGGAGACGCCGCGCTGGTTGTTCCGCCACGGGCGCCGCGAGGCTGCGCTGCAGGCGTTGTTGCTGACCTCCACGCGCGATGAGGCTGAAACGCAGATCGAAGAGATGGGCGCGATCACGCAACAGGAGATTGACGATCACGCGAGCGGAGCCGCTGGCTCGCTCTTTCAGAAGCGCTATATCGTGCCGTTCCTGCTGGCGTGTCTTGTGCTGGCGTGTAACCAGGCGACTGGCATCAACTCGGTGCTGAGCTATCTGGTCGTGATCCTCAAGCAGGCCGGGCTGTCGGTCGAGCGCTCGACACAGTTCGATTTTCTGGTGAAGTTGCTCAACTGCTTGATGACCATCGTCGCGGTGGCGTTGGTGGACCGTAAGGGACGCCGCTTCCTGCTGCGTATTGGCACGGCTGGCGTGACCATTGCTTTGCTCGTGGCTGCGTTCACCTTCCATGCGGAGGAGTCCAAGCGCACCGACGTGCGCGAGCAGTTGCAGGCGAGCGCGACGAACAACGTGGTGGATACGCGCATCGCTAGCTTCAACACGACGGGCGCGCCGATGGAGATGCTGGTCTCGTATAGCTACGGTGCGGGCGATCAGATCATGACCGCGATTACGACCGAGAAGGACGGAGCGATTCACCTTGCGCCGGAGCCGAACACGAAGGCTGGGCCGCTCGTGATCAAACATGCGTGGCTGGGGCCGATCCCGAGTCAGCACACGGGTAACGTCATTGCGCTGTGCATGGCGCTTTTCATTGCGGCGTTTGCGGTAGGACCGGGCGTGGTGGTGTGGTTGATGCTTTCAGAGCTGATGCCGACGCGCATCCGCTCTTCGGGCATGGGCATTGCGCTGCTGATCAACCAGGGTGTGTCGACGACGATCGCGGGCGTTTTCCTGCCGGTGGCGGGACGCTATGGCTACGCGGCGATGTTCGGTTTCTGGGCCGCGTGCACCATCGTGTATTTCCTCACGGCGACGTTCCTGCTGCCGGAGACGAAGGGCAAGACGCTCGAAGAGATCGAGATGTCCTTCCGCTAA
- a CDS encoding DeoR/GlpR family DNA-binding transcription regulator produces the protein MSKKTDRREERIMKELLRRGTMSLAELMDDFEVSAPSIRRDLSRLEARGLVKRTHGGVTLIEPSLYDAFRYDTSYQARELRFAAQKRLIGVAAAEIVRENETVGITAGTTATQVGRALRQRRNISVVTNALNIGMELCNQTAIRTTLTGGLLAWRWTFAMAGPAAVEALRDTFLDKVFLSVTGFDLKHGATTLEQEEALVARTMVEHAKEVIVIADSSKFGVISPSRICRTQDVHRVITDDGLAEDKRAALEAAGISVQIVEAHMPASE, from the coding sequence ATGTCGAAAAAGACAGATCGCCGCGAAGAGCGGATTATGAAGGAATTGCTGCGGCGAGGCACGATGAGCCTCGCCGAGCTTATGGACGACTTTGAGGTCAGCGCGCCGAGCATCCGCCGCGACCTGAGCCGCCTGGAAGCTCGTGGTCTGGTGAAGCGCACACATGGTGGCGTGACGCTCATCGAGCCGTCGCTCTATGACGCCTTCCGCTATGACACGTCGTATCAGGCGCGCGAGCTGCGTTTTGCTGCTCAGAAGCGTCTGATCGGCGTGGCTGCGGCGGAGATCGTGCGTGAGAACGAGACCGTGGGCATCACCGCTGGCACGACGGCGACGCAGGTGGGCCGCGCGCTGCGCCAGCGCCGCAACATTAGTGTCGTCACCAACGCGCTGAATATCGGCATGGAGCTTTGCAACCAGACGGCGATCCGCACGACGTTGACCGGTGGTCTGCTGGCGTGGCGATGGACGTTTGCGATGGCCGGCCCTGCCGCTGTGGAAGCGTTGCGCGATACGTTTCTGGATAAGGTGTTTCTCAGCGTTACGGGCTTTGACCTGAAGCATGGTGCGACCACGCTCGAGCAGGAAGAAGCTCTGGTCGCACGCACGATGGTGGAGCACGCGAAGGAAGTGATCGTGATTGCCGACTCGTCGAAGTTTGGCGTCATCAGCCCCTCGCGCATCTGCCGTACCCAGGACGTGCATCGCGTCATCACGGACGATGGTCTGGCGGAGGACAAACGCGCGGCGCTGGAAGCTGCGGGAATCTCCGTGCAGATCGTGGAAGCGCACATGCCGGCCAGCGAATAG
- a CDS encoding SIS domain-containing protein has translation MDTLDQPLTFPHWMLQEIHQQPEALRLTLTHYVENGKFREETNAAAREWLGNPSREILIAASGSSRHAGMVAELLFEEFSDIAVDVEYASEYSLRGDRGIKDAAVLVISQSGETADTLAALRRAQRAGQRTMAVTNVPTSSMAKEATVSYPTLAGRERAVPATKSFTCQLLVLQLLALLAAEARGTMTPEEITAQLRQLEALPAIIEQNLAGWQKTAEKIATANKPYANFLFLGRGLHYPIAREGALKLKESSYLHAEGYPSGELKHGPNALVSDQTPLAMIATVDRNAPDSVERYEKTIQLMKDMKAQGAKIVCTANAGDEEAASLSAQTFFVPALSEAVLPFAEVIAYQFFSYFMAIQADINVDQPRNLVKAVVVE, from the coding sequence ATGGACACGCTCGATCAGCCGCTTACGTTCCCCCACTGGATGTTGCAGGAGATTCACCAGCAGCCCGAGGCCCTCCGCCTCACGCTCACGCACTACGTTGAGAACGGCAAGTTCCGCGAAGAAACGAACGCCGCCGCTCGTGAGTGGCTCGGGAATCCTTCGCGCGAGATCCTGATCGCGGCCAGCGGTTCAAGCCGCCACGCAGGCATGGTTGCAGAGCTGCTCTTCGAAGAGTTCAGCGACATCGCGGTGGATGTGGAGTACGCGAGCGAGTATTCGCTGCGTGGCGATCGCGGCATCAAGGACGCGGCCGTGCTCGTGATCTCGCAGTCGGGCGAGACCGCCGACACGCTCGCTGCGCTGCGCCGGGCACAGCGCGCAGGACAGCGCACCATGGCCGTGACGAACGTGCCAACCTCGTCGATGGCGAAGGAAGCTACCGTCTCCTACCCCACGCTCGCCGGCCGCGAACGCGCCGTGCCCGCGACGAAGAGCTTCACCTGCCAATTGCTCGTGCTGCAGCTTCTTGCGCTGCTCGCTGCTGAAGCCCGCGGCACGATGACTCCTGAAGAGATCACCGCACAGCTTCGCCAGCTTGAGGCACTTCCCGCGATCATCGAGCAGAACCTCGCAGGCTGGCAGAAGACCGCCGAAAAGATCGCCACGGCCAATAAGCCGTACGCCAACTTCCTCTTCCTCGGCCGCGGCCTGCACTACCCCATCGCCCGCGAAGGCGCGCTGAAGCTCAAGGAGTCGTCGTACCTGCACGCCGAAGGCTACCCCAGCGGTGAGTTGAAGCACGGTCCGAACGCGCTCGTCAGCGACCAGACGCCGCTGGCGATGATTGCCACCGTCGACCGCAATGCGCCGGACTCCGTCGAGCGCTACGAGAAGACGATTCAGCTCATGAAGGACATGAAGGCGCAGGGCGCGAAGATCGTCTGCACCGCCAACGCTGGCGATGAAGAGGCCGCCTCACTCTCGGCGCAGACCTTCTTCGTCCCCGCTCTCAGCGAAGCGGTACTTCCCTTCGCCGAAGTGATCGCGTACCAGTTCTTCTCGTACTTTATGGCGATCCAAGCCGACATCAATGTCGACCAACCGCGCAATCTCGTGAAAGCGGTCGTCGTCGAGTAA